Part of the Geobacter pickeringii genome, GCATCCTTCGCCCTGATCTTTTCCGGAGCCATCGGCAATCTCATTGATCGGCTCCGCCTCGGCGAGGTGATCGACTTCCTGGACGTCTACTGGAAGAGCTCCCACTGGCCTGCCTTCAACGTGGCCGATTCGGCCATCTGCGTCGGGGTGGCGCTCCTTGCCCTGGATGCGCTGCGTGAGGAACGGCGGAAAAAGGATAAGATGTAACGACGTCGCCCCTGTCGGAATCGGGAAAAGAGAACGGGCCCCTGCGTGCAATGCGTGCCGCAGGGGCCCGCTTTTTTCTCCGGTGCGGAAACGGGGCGGCTCAGAACCGCTGGGTCAGGGCCAGGTGGAACACCACGTCGGGGGAGGTCTTGACGTTGAGGTCTTCCGAAACTCCCAGGTCGAGGGCAGTCCCCGTGGGGAAGGCGATGGTGCCGCCGCCAATGATCTGCAGGGTGTCGAAGTCCAATTCCCGCAGGGTGCTCCCCCGGTAGAGGGACGAGTGCCAGTTGGTCTGCACCTTCAGGGCGAACCAGTCGAAGGGGCTCCAGCCGGCACCGAGGGAGCCGAAGGCTGCCACGCTCTTCTGCTGGTCCTTCAGGACATCCCCCTTGCTCATCACCATTCCGCCGGCGGCGGCGAAGATGGTGGCGTGCCCCCACCCGCCGAGCCGGTAGTCGTCGCTCCCCGTGAGCCAGAGGGAGCCGTCGACGCTGCCGCTGCCCCGCAGCTTGCCGCTGTTGCCGGTGGGGAGCTTGAGGGCGGCACGGAGGGCCAGGGCCCGCGGCGCGGCGCTCTCGTCGTCGTAGAGCCGGATGCCGGTGGTCAGGCGGATGTCGCCGATGCCGCCATTGGGGTGGTCGACCCTGAACTGCTGCACTCCGTCCCGGCTGTACGTGTAGAGGAGGCGTCCCTCGGGGACCTGGTCCCGTCCCCCGGTGTCGAAGCCGAAGGAGCTGTGGAACCACTCGACGAAGCCGTCGAGCTCGCCGCCGCTGTGGAAGATGAAGGGGACCTCGATCCCCCCCTCGATCCCCTTGGCGATCCCGTAGCGAAGCCCGAGGGCGAGGCGGTAGGTCTCGCCGTCCAGGACGACCTGTTCGCGCTGAGTCTGGTCGATGGCGAAGTTGTTGGCCGCATCGAAGACGAGGCTCGCCTCCCCCCCTCCCTTCGGCAGCAGCCGGGCGGTCCCGATGGCCGGCAGCCCGAAGATCTGGACGACGGGGCTCATGTTGACGGTCCGGAACGGCGTGATCTCCGCCCCGTGAGCCAGGGTCGAGAGGGCGAAGACAGCCGAAAAGGCCACCGCCCCCGCTCCCCGACGGAGGATTTTCACTCGATCTGCCCACCAGCTCGCTCTCATCGTGCCGTCCCTCCTTCTTTGAATATGGTGCCGCGGGCGCCCCCGCTCTCCCCGGAGATAAACAACTTGAACTGTGCCGCTGGTCTGCGTTAATGTTGCTTGTTTGGTGCTAATTACGTGAAGTCCAGCAGTTTTGGAGATCGTCCATGACGCTCAACCGCGACCATCAGAGCCTCGCCTCCCGGAACATAAACCGGCGGCAAGGGAAAAGTCCATTAAAAATTATTATTGTTTTGCTCGCTGTTCTCGGCCTGGCGGGGCTTCTGGCCCTCTCCGGGTACTTCTTCTACCTCTATCATTCCCTCCCCCGGGTCGACC contains:
- a CDS encoding DUF3187 family protein, whose protein sequence is MKILRRGAGAVAFSAVFALSTLAHGAEITPFRTVNMSPVVQIFGLPAIGTARLLPKGGGEASLVFDAANNFAIDQTQREQVVLDGETYRLALGLRYGIAKGIEGGIEVPFIFHSGGELDGFVEWFHSSFGFDTGGRDQVPEGRLLYTYSRDGVQQFRVDHPNGGIGDIRLTTGIRLYDDESAAPRALALRAALKLPTGNSGKLRGSGSVDGSLWLTGSDDYRLGGWGHATIFAAAGGMVMSKGDVLKDQQKSVAAFGSLGAGWSPFDWFALKVQTNWHSSLYRGSTLRELDFDTLQIIGGGTIAFPTGTALDLGVSEDLNVKTSPDVVFHLALTQRF